A DNA window from Candidatus Obscuribacterales bacterium contains the following coding sequences:
- a CDS encoding cation transporter, which translates to MENQLLKLRGMSCASCASSIEAAIRAVPGVEACSVNFGAEQAAVTYDSRQTNLTYIQAAVDEAGYTAQLLDEDVFATEDDAERRERDAENRKLTRKAVFSLGVGGILVVGSLPMMTGLPIPFIPMWLHNPWFQLVLTMPVLFWAGNSFFVNA; encoded by the coding sequence ATGGAAAATCAACTGTTAAAACTGCGGGGCATGAGCTGTGCCTCATGCGCCAGCAGTATTGAAGCCGCCATTCGCGCCGTGCCCGGTGTAGAGGCATGCAGTGTCAACTTTGGGGCTGAGCAAGCCGCCGTCACCTACGACTCCCGCCAAACGAACCTCACCTACATTCAGGCAGCGGTAGATGAGGCCGGCTACACTGCCCAGCTACTAGATGAAGACGTTTTTGCCACCGAGGACGATGCCGAGCGGAGAGAGCGAGACGCCGAAAACCGCAAACTCACCCGAAAAGCTGTGTTCAGTCTAGGTGTCGGTGGCATTTTGGTGGTTGGCTCGCTGCCGATGATGACGGGCCTGCCGATTCCCTTCATTCCCATGTGGCTGCACAACCCTTGGTTCCAGCTGGTGCTGACTATGCCCGTGCTGTTCTGGGCGGGTAATTCCTTTTTCGTCAATGCCTGA